Part of the Propionimicrobium sp. PCR01-08-3 genome, GCGAATGCCGACAACACCGACAGCGTGAAGACGTTCTGCTTGAACATCCGAAGCGGCAGCAGCGGATTGTCCGCGTGCAGCTCGGCGATCACGAACCCGGCGAGCAGCACCGCACCTGCCGCGTACATGCCGACGATGGTCGCAGAGTTCCATGCGTAGGTGCCGCCGCCCCAGCTGGTCGCCAGCAGAATGGCCACCAGCGCCGGAACCAGAGTGAGGGTGCCCCACATGTCGAAGTTGGTCTTGACCCCGTTGTTCGGGATGCGCAGGAACCGGACGATGAAGTAGAGCGCCACCAGCCCGAGCGGAATCGGCAGATAGAACAGCCAGCGCCAGCCGAGATGATCGGTGATCGCCCCACCGGCGAGCGGGCCGAGCACCGAGGTCACGCCGAACATAGCGCCCATCAGGCCCTGGTATTTGCCGCGGGATCGCGCCGGGATGATGTCACCAATGACGGTCTGCGACAGCGGCTGCAAGGTGCCCATGCCGAGGCCTTGCACGGCCCGGGCGGCGACCAGCCACCAGAAACTCTGAGCTGCTCCCGACAGGGCGGCCCCGCACATGAAGACGATCAGCCCGGCGATGTAGAAGCCGCGGCGTCCGAACATGTCGGACAGCTTGCCGACGATCGGCACCACGCAGGCCGATGCCAGCATGGCCGCAGTGGCGACCCACGAGTAGTGCTCCATCCCGCCCAGCTCGGCGATGATCCGGGGCATGGCGGGCCCGACGATGGTCTGGCTGATCGAGCTGACGAGCATGCCGAGCATCAGACCGATGAAGACATTGCGTGCAGCTGGGCTCAGTTTGAATTGTGGGGTGGACGCCGCCGCTTGTTCGCGGCGTGCGGCGCGCCTGCTCGCCCGACTCGGCGAGACTGCTGGTGCCTGAGCACTCACTGTTGTTTTGCCTCCAAGAACTACAAGAGTCACGGACGTCCCATCCGCGGCGATGAGACGACTATACTCGTGTTTGCAGTCCATGCAAGATTGCAGATGATGAAGGCTGGCAATTTGTTTCATCTGGTTGTGACCCACCCGGACATTGTGCAAATGGCCATGCTCTCATCCACCCAGTCTTTAGCGGATTCCGAAGACCGGTTCCTCCCCGCGACCACACCTGGGCCACCAGGAAGCGGTACCGGCGTAACCGGCGAGGCTGGCAAGACAGGCGGCTGGCAAGCGAATTCACCACCTGGCAACCACTGCCAAAGATATGGCAGCAATTCGGCCATGATCTAAAATCACCCACAGAGGCCGTGCGGATGGGCTCAGCCACGACAAGGACATTTTGGGCTCCTGACGCCATGGCGGACGCAAGTTCGCACTGCACGCGCAGGATGCCTCTTGCTGAGCTACCCGCGCGATCTTCAAAGAGGTCGCAACAGATCTCGCAGAGAAAGGTATCCCGATATGCCCGGCACCCCTGCCGAGGAACCTGTCGTCTGGTCGCCGAACGAGGCCGGTGACGAATCGACGTGCGGCCTGCGCGAACAAAAGAAGCGCCAGACCAGGCGCGATCTGCATCACGCCGCACTGGTTCTCGTCCAAAAAGAGGGTTTGGACGCGGCGACCGTCGACCGCATTGCGGCCGCGGCAGGTGTCTCACCGAGGACCTTTTTCAACTACTTTCCCACCAAGGAAGCCGCCATCTTGGGGCTGCCGCCGAACGTGGGTGAGCGCATGAAGGCCCAACTGGAAGCCCGGCCCGCCGACGAGGACCCCTGGGAGTCGATCACGCTCATCGCGCGCGGGCTGTTCAGCCGGCAATTGGACGACTACCAGCTCCGCCAGGAGATCATCAACCGCTACCCGCAGCTCGTGCACAGCGTGCGAACCGTCACTCAGGATGCCAGGGCCACCGTGCGTGTCGTGCTCGCCGATCAACTGCGGGCCCAGGGGATGGACGCCGATGAGGCCGCACGCCGCGGCATCGTCTATGCCGACCTGGCGATGACGTTCCTCACCTCGGCCATCCGCATCACCCAACTCGGCAGCACGAATTTGGACGATGCTTTCGCCGAGGTCCAGCAGATCGTCCGCGGCCTGGATCTCGGGGGCCCGGCCGAGTAGCCGCCCGAGTCTTGGAGCCCTCAGGCCCCGGCCGAGGGATCGACGCGACAAACGATGACTGGATCGAATGGACGGGAAGCCCCCCGACTTGACCGAGGGATCATTCCGGCCGAGGGAGCGACGAGTAGTCACCCCAACGTGGCCGACGGATCGACGGGGATGATGTCGCGCGCCTCGGTTTCCCTGTTCGGCACCGTGGTGGGTGATTCGAGATGCACTGCACCCGAGGGCAGCAGACCCGCCCCGCCGAACTCCGCCATCACCCGCAACTGGGCGATGACGTCCTCGCCGACGTGCGCGGCAGGCAGCGAGCGCCAGAACGAGAAGCCACCGACCTCAAGCAAGCGTTCGCGATCGAAGAGCACGCAGCCGCCGACCCATGCCACCTTGTACAGCTGCCATCCCCCGCGCGGAATCTCCAGGCCGGCCGCGAGATGCGCGAGGTTGGCGGCATTGTGCAGCCGCCAGCGCTCCCAGGCCGGACTGTCCTCGGTGACCAGCTCGGGCCCGCCCTCCCACAGCTCGAAGCTCCGGCACTCGTCCGGGCGGCGATCGTCCAGGTAGGAGAGGCCCTGCACGGCCGACCCGACGAAACCGCAGTCGGCTTCGTCCATCGCGGTCATCAACCGGACGAGCAGCCCGGGCTCGCACCACACATCGTCGTCCAGGAACAACACCCGGGGCGCGGTGGCCAGCCTGAGCAGAAAATCGCGTTGCTGGGCCATGCCCTGGCGCGGCAGATTTCGTTCCAGCCGGACGTCGCGGCCCTGGGCTTCCAAGAGGCGGACCATCGTTTCGACGGCAGGGTGCTCCCACACCGGTTGCTCGCTCTGATCGGCGACGATCACGCCGAAGTTCGCGTCCATTTGTGCCGCCAGGCCGCTGAGGGTGACGGCCAGCTCGGCGGCCCGCTGGTAGCTGGGGATCAGCACCTGCAATTCCTGCTGTGTGTCGGGAACCTCCGGCGCGACGGGCAGCCCCCACTGCCCCGACCATCGTCCGGCCATCACTGTCCTCCTTGCTCGGCCAGGTGCGCAGGCACCAGCGCCGTCTGCGAACCGCGGATGCGCTCGACGACCTCGGTGGTCGAATGATCGGGCACATAGTCGAGGATCAGCACCGTCCCGCCATAGGCTTCGACCGCCGGCCTTTCGGCCAGGGTCTCGGCACTGTGGTCGCCGCCCTTCGCATACACGTCCGGACGCAGCCGCTGCACCACCTCGACCGCGGTATCGGACGCGAAGATGGTCACATGATCGACTCCGCCGAGCGCCGCCAGCACCGCCGCCCGGTCGGCTGCCGGGTTGATCGGCCTGCCGGGCCCCTTGAGCCGCCGCGCGGAGGCATCGTCGTTGATCGCGACGATCAGCACATCGCCCAGCTGGCGGGCCTGCTCCAGCAGTCTGGTGTGCCCGCGATGCAGCACGTCGAAGCAGCCGTTGGTCAGCACGATCCGCTTGCCCTCGGCCCGGTATTGCCGGACGCGGTGCTCCAGCAGGTCGAGGTCGACCACCTCACAGGCCAGCCCGCTGAGATACGCCTCGAGATCGGCCGTCGAGCAGACGGCGGTGCCCGGGCAGTGCACGGCGACATCGGCCGCCGATTGGGCGAGGTTGAGCGCGGCCGCTGCCGGCAGACCGGCTGCCAGCCCGACGCCCAGCGCGGCAACGAAAGTGTCGCCCGCACCCGAAGCCTGCTTCTCGGTCACCGGACGCGCCCAGGTGCGGTGCTCGTCGTCGAGCGGGAAACCGGGTCCCGGCAGGGCGACGGTGCCGTCGGCGTCCATCGTCACCACGACACACCCGGCCCCGGATGCGGCGAGCAAGTGCTCGCGGTGATCGTGCATGAATCCGGCGCGCCCATCTGATCGTCCGGCCGCCAACGGGACGCCGCCCGATTGCCCGGCGTCCAGCATCCGGCGGGCCTCCTGCTCGTTGGGGGTGACCAGATCGGGATGCAGATCATGCCAGCGCTCGGGTTCGTGCGCGTCCACGATTACCAGCGGACCACGCCTGCTTGCGCTGTCTGCACTGTCTGCGCCGCCGGGCTGCAGGGTTTCGGTCAGTGCCTCCCGCACCGCGCCGTCGAGCACCCCAATGCCGTAGTCGCAGATGATCACAGCATCGATGTCGTCCAGTGCCGCTTCGATCCGGCCCGCGAGGGCCTGCCGGGCGGCCGGCGGCGGAGCATCGGCGATCGAGTCGACCCGGACGATGATCTGGTCACCGGCCAGCACGCGGCTCTTGGTGGTCGTCGTGGCGCCTTCGGCATCGATCAGATTCTCGCAGTCGATCCCTCCGGCACTCAACAACTCGCGCAGCCGGACGCCCTCCCGGTCGTCGCCGACGATCCCCCAAAAGCTGACCCGGGCGCCCAACCGGGCGGCGTTCAGGGCGGTGTTCGCGGCCCCGCCGGGCGCTGCCCGCTGATCGTCCAGTTCGACGACCGGCGCGGGTGCCTCCCGGCAGAGCCGCCGGGTGCTGCCGTGCCACCAGCCGTCCAACAGCGCGTCGCCCAGCACCGCGATGCGCGGACTCGCGGCGGCCAGCAGGCCCGGGGTGTCGGGACCGGGGGCGGCCAGCCGGCTGAGCGGTGCCGCGGTCATGCGTTCTCACCGCCTTGCTCGATATGGACGACCTTCAGCTGGGTGAACTCGTCGAGCAGGCCGGGCCCGTAGCCGGCTCCGGCACCACTGTCCTTGCGGGGATGCGCCGATCCGCCGGGGGCGCCGCCGAAGACGGCGTTCACCTTCACGGTGCCCGCCGGGAGCTCGACGGCGGCCCGCTGGGCGTGGGCGAGATTGTGGGTCAACACGGTCGCCGCCAGACCGTAGCGTCCGGACGCCGCCTGGGCCAGGGCCTCGTCGAAGCTGTTCACGGTCATCACCGGCGCGACCGGGCCGAAGGTCTCTTCGCGCATCACTTCCATCTCGGCGGTGCAGCCGGCCAGCACAGTCGCCGGATAGTGCGCACCCGGCCCCTCGGGCAGCATGCCGCCGGCCAGCAGTTCGGCCCCGGCCGCGTTCGCTTCGTCCACCTGACGGGCCACGATCTCGCGCAGCCGCCGGTCGACCAGCGGGGCGACCGAGTGCTCGGCATTGCGCTGCCGGGCGCGGGCCGCCAGTTCGGAGCAGAATCGGGCGGCGATCTGGCGGTGCACGTAGATCCGTTCGACCGAGGTGCAGATCTGGCCGCTGTTCGCGAACGCGCCGACGGCCGCCTGCTCGGCAGCCCAGGCCGGATCGACATCGGCGTCCACAATCAGCGGATCCTTGCCGCCGTTCTCCCGGATCACCTTGGCGCCGGTGGCCGCCGCTTGGCGAGCGATGGCCTGGCCGGTCGCGGTCGAACCGACGTGCGCGACGACATCGGCGCCCGAGACCAGCGCCTCGCCGGTCATGGGGCCACCGTCGAGGGTGGTGAGAACGCCTATCGGGAAAACCGGTCCGAGAGCCTCGCCGAGCAGCCGTCCGAGATGCGGGCACCGTTCGCTGGGCTTGTGGATGACGACATTTCCGGTGGCCAGCGCGGCCCCGATCAGTCCGGCCGCGACAGCGACCGGGTCGTTCCACGGGGTGAGGACGACCGCCACCCCGAACGGTTCGTGGACGCTGTAGTCAATGGCTCCGAACTGGCCACACAGCTGTTCGCCGCGGTGCAACGGCCCCAGCTGGGCGTACTGGCGCAGCGTCGCCGCGCCCGCCGCTACACCGGCGGCGGCTTCGTCGAACGGCCGGCCGGTCTCCCGCTCGTTCATCCGGGCCAGCTCGGCGGTGTCGGCTTCGAGTGCGTCGGCGGCGGCCTCCAGCAGCTCGCCGCGGACGGCCGGTGCCATGCGGTGCCAATCCGGGTAGGCCCGGCGCGCCTGCGCCAGAGCCTCGTCGACTGCTTGGGGTGAGGTGGAAAGCACGGTACCGACCTCGGAGCCATCACGCGGATCGACGATAACGATGGATTGATCGGTTCGGGCAGTCATAACAATCTCCTCCGTCTTGCTTGGTTCTGCTGTGTCGGTGAGCCTTGGGGTGTTGGGTGGT contains:
- a CDS encoding MDR family MFS transporter; translation: MSAQAPAVSPSRASRRAARREQAAASTPQFKLSPAARNVFIGLMLGMLVSSISQTIVGPAMPRIIAELGGMEHYSWVATAAMLASACVVPIVGKLSDMFGRRGFYIAGLIVFMCGAALSGAAQSFWWLVAARAVQGLGMGTLQPLSQTVIGDIIPARSRGKYQGLMGAMFGVTSVLGPLAGGAITDHLGWRWLFYLPIPLGLVALYFIVRFLRIPNNGVKTNFDMWGTLTLVPALVAILLATSWGGGTYAWNSATIVGMYAAGAVLLAGFVIAELHADNPLLPLRMFKQNVFTLSVLSAFAMSVAMFGAIIYVPVFAQGVLGSSATNSGIILMPLSLAMIVTSSGVGLLITKFGRYKGFMITGLLVLIAGYLGLTTLNVDSSKVRLSLMLVVIGFGLGLAMQVYTLVVQNQAKRSEMGIATSAVQFFRNLGSTVGTAVLGTVMSSSLQPNILGYLSDDMKAQMAQSGQTIDAGSVLDSSALSSLPPEIAQAVRFGMADSMNQVFWMAVPFAVAALALTLFIKNTPLRTTLAPDDRVEARVSGLAETGAAMGVGDTGNGNAADADAAVAEGAEQILVDAERGVKPSGTEAGSRDPSYAKA
- a CDS encoding TetR/AcrR family transcriptional regulator, with protein sequence MPGTPAEEPVVWSPNEAGDESTCGLREQKKRQTRRDLHHAALVLVQKEGLDAATVDRIAAAAGVSPRTFFNYFPTKEAAILGLPPNVGERMKAQLEARPADEDPWESITLIARGLFSRQLDDYQLRQEIINRYPQLVHSVRTVTQDARATVRVVLADQLRAQGMDADEAARRGIVYADLAMTFLTSAIRITQLGSTNLDDAFAEVQQIVRGLDLGGPAE
- a CDS encoding glycosyltransferase family 2 protein; the protein is MAGRWSGQWGLPVAPEVPDTQQELQVLIPSYQRAAELAVTLSGLAAQMDANFGVIVADQSEQPVWEHPAVETMVRLLEAQGRDVRLERNLPRQGMAQQRDFLLRLATAPRVLFLDDDVWCEPGLLVRLMTAMDEADCGFVGSAVQGLSYLDDRRPDECRSFELWEGGPELVTEDSPAWERWRLHNAANLAHLAAGLEIPRGGWQLYKVAWVGGCVLFDRERLLEVGGFSFWRSLPAAHVGEDVIAQLRVMAEFGGAGLLPSGAVHLESPTTVPNRETEARDIIPVDPSATLG
- the rfaE2 gene encoding D-glycero-beta-D-manno-heptose 1-phosphate adenylyltransferase, whose product is MTAAPLSRLAAPGPDTPGLLAAASPRIAVLGDALLDGWWHGSTRRLCREAPAPVVELDDQRAAPGGAANTALNAARLGARVSFWGIVGDDREGVRLRELLSAGGIDCENLIDAEGATTTTKSRVLAGDQIIVRVDSIADAPPPAARQALAGRIEAALDDIDAVIICDYGIGVLDGAVREALTETLQPGGADSADSASRRGPLVIVDAHEPERWHDLHPDLVTPNEQEARRMLDAGQSGGVPLAAGRSDGRAGFMHDHREHLLAASGAGCVVVTMDADGTVALPGPGFPLDDEHRTWARPVTEKQASGAGDTFVAALGVGLAAGLPAAAALNLAQSAADVAVHCPGTAVCSTADLEAYLSGLACEVVDLDLLEHRVRQYRAEGKRIVLTNGCFDVLHRGHTRLLEQARQLGDVLIVAINDDASARRLKGPGRPINPAADRAAVLAALGGVDHVTIFASDTAVEVVQRLRPDVYAKGGDHSAETLAERPAVEAYGGTVLILDYVPDHSTTEVVERIRGSQTALVPAHLAEQGGQ
- a CDS encoding aldehyde dehydrogenase family protein is translated as MTARTDQSIVIVDPRDGSEVGTVLSTSPQAVDEALAQARRAYPDWHRMAPAVRGELLEAAADALEADTAELARMNERETGRPFDEAAAGVAAGAATLRQYAQLGPLHRGEQLCGQFGAIDYSVHEPFGVAVVLTPWNDPVAVAAGLIGAALATGNVVIHKPSERCPHLGRLLGEALGPVFPIGVLTTLDGGPMTGEALVSGADVVAHVGSTATGQAIARQAAATGAKVIRENGGKDPLIVDADVDPAWAAEQAAVGAFANSGQICTSVERIYVHRQIAARFCSELAARARQRNAEHSVAPLVDRRLREIVARQVDEANAAGAELLAGGMLPEGPGAHYPATVLAGCTAEMEVMREETFGPVAPVMTVNSFDEALAQAASGRYGLAATVLTHNLAHAQRAAVELPAGTVKVNAVFGGAPGGSAHPRKDSGAGAGYGPGLLDEFTQLKVVHIEQGGENA